The proteins below come from a single Lineus longissimus chromosome 5, tnLinLong1.2, whole genome shotgun sequence genomic window:
- the LOC135488599 gene encoding neuropeptide CCHamide-2 receptor-like — MDNFADVLFNKTEHDNNSTDSYDEIVDAEQSLEATIIPVVFCLIFGLGCLGNGTVLYLVAKYKQLQTIPNMLIVNLAAGDMLVIAVCIPFTGTIYSFPSWMFGEPLCKLNEFLQTISVAVSIFTLTALSVERYKIIVYPASYKASTNCRYVTCIIILIWVVSVIIGVPDVVSAHVSSFETKSGEMMKICVHYPPTWTHMYPKVHSLVRFVILFALPLLIISFCYVRLTNRLLQPITDYDVAPPQNGGEFNSFGACKHTEADKVMLEQIPRKGTVIRRREHLAKLVLLLVIFFALCWFPRHIFLLWYHFDSSPFNHFWHIFKMVGFCLTFINSCINPWVIYSLDMTFKNYFRRHLCCCCYKRPSEEMIPLGDPTVDMSATLDQSATFV, encoded by the coding sequence ATGGATAACTTCGCCGACGTTTTATTCAATAAGACTGAACATGATAATAATTCCACGGATAGTTATGATGAAATCGTGGACGCAGAGCAAAGTTTGGAAGCTACCATAATTCCCGTCGTCTTCTGCCTCATATTCGGCCTGGGATGTCTGGGGAACGGAACAGTGCTCTACCTAGTGGCCAAGTACAAACAACTTCAAACAATCCCAAATATGCTGATTGTTAACCTCGCTGCAGGTGATATGTTGGTGATAGCTGTGTGTATCCCTTTCACCGGAACCATCTACTCGTTTCCGAGTTGGATGTTTGGGGAGCCGCTGTGTAAGTTGAACGAATTCTTGCAGACAATATCCGTGGCTGTCTCAATATTTACCCTGACTGCGCTTAGCGTGGAGCGGTATAAGATTATCGTCTACCCGGCGAGTTACAAGGCAAGTACAAACTGTCGATACGTCACGTGTATTATCATACTAATCTGGGTGGTTTCCGTGATTATTGGTGTCCCGGATGTCGTTTCTGCACACGTCAGCTCTTTTGAAACCAAGTCTGGAGAAATGATGAAAATCTGCGTCCACTATCCACCGACTTGGACCCACATGTATCCAAAGGTGCACAGCCTGGTACGTTTCGTCATACTCTTCGCCCTTCCACTTCTTATAATAAGCTTCTGCTACGTCAGACTTACGAATAGGCttcttcagccaatcacagaCTACGACGTGGCGCCGCCGCAAAATGGCGGCGAATTCAACAGCTTTGGCGCGTGTAAACATACGGAGGCAGACAAGGTCATGCTGGAGCAAATCCCGCGGAAGGGTACGGTCATCAGGCGCCGGGAACACTTGGCGAAACTAGTCCTCCTTCTCGTTATATTCTTCGCCCTGTGTTGGTTTCCCAGACACATCTTCCTCCTTTGGTACCACTTCGACAGCAGCCCTTTCAATCATTTCtggcacattttcaaaatggtcgGATTCTGTTTGACATTTATCAACTCTTGTATTAACCCTTGGGTGATCTATTCCCTCGATATGACCTTCAAGAATTACTTTCGGAGGCATTTATGTTGCTGCTGTTACAAACGGCCTAGTGAGGAAATGATCCCGTTAGGAGATCCAACTGTTGACATGAGCGCCACCTTAGATCAGTCTGCAACCTTCGTGTGA
- the LOC135488105 gene encoding neuropeptide CCHamide-2 receptor-like codes for MAVAVNPAVLVVSCLVCIVGCFGNGTLIFLVAKHKQLKTMRNAFLLNIAVADILAALSAALFAVTVSFEGIWIFGLGMCRVHHFLYTVYQAVAIFTLTFLSVERCVKHFNPSCGLDTVRNWVAATILVFLWLIPLILGIPDVIFAELKPTFNGTYVCFIHPPSNLRHMYQVLDAGLKFAILLAIPLLITAVSFSVMFFTRKARSRPGIDKKSRTVSENEEHDMEHVQSQGTGTDASGGSRQRSHGSTKLVLALVLVYVICWLPIHVYQMWFFLGRSGYNNMWAAFKVFADCMCLVDCCLRAWVVFGVDPTFKHYFKTHLCCCFYKRDEAEIIPLDDQTALPAKGSFKYA; via the coding sequence ATGGCAGTCGCGGTCAACCCCGCCGTCCTTGTTGTGAGCTGTCTTGTGTGTATCGTCGGCTGCTTCGGAAATGGCACCCTAATCTTCCTCGTAGCGAAACACAAACAACTAAAAACGATGCGCAATGCTTTCCTGTTGAACATTGCAGTTGCAGATATTTTAGCGGCGTTGAGTGCTGCATTGTTTGCTGTTACGGTTTCTTTCGAGGGAATATGGATCTTTGGCTTGGGGATGTGCAGAGTTCATCACTTTCTATACACCGTATATCAAGCAGTGGCCATTTTTACTCTGACATTTCTGAGCGTGGAGCGTTGTGTAAAGCACTTCAATCCGTCGTGTGGCTTGGACACCGTGAGGAATTGGGTAGCTGCAACAATATTGGTGTTTCTATGGTTGATACCATTGATATTAGGTATTCCAGATGTGATTTTTGCAGAGCTGAAACCCACTTTCAACGGCACATACGTGTGTTTCATTCATCCCCCCTCAAATCTACGTCACATGTATCAAGTATTGGATGCCGGATTAAAATTCGCCATACTGTTGGCTATTCCTCTTTTGATCACAGCAGTTAGTTTTTCAGTGATGTTTTTCACCAGGAAAGCCAGGTCTCGGCCAGGGATTGACAAAAAGTCCAGGACCGTTAGCGAAAATGAAGAGCATGACATGGAACACGTACAGTCACAGGGAACGGGCACAGACGCAAGTGGCGGGTCGCGTCAAAGATCACACGGCTCTACCAAACTCGTTCTGGCCCTTGTTCTGGTCTACGTCATCTGTTGGTTGCCGATTCACGTTTACCAAATGTGGTTCTTCCTCGGTAGAAGTGGCTACAATAACATGTGGGCCGCGTTTAAGGTCTTCGCGGATTGTATGTGTCTAGTTGATTGTTGCCTCAGGGCCTGGGTCGTCTTCGGCGTCGACCCAACTTTCAAACACTACTTCAAAACACACCTTTGCTGCTGTTTTTATAAACGAGATGAAGCGGAAATTATCCCACTCGATGATCAAACAGCGTTACCTGCAAAGGGCAGCTTTAAATACGCTTAA
- the LOC135488108 gene encoding cornifelin-like isoform X2, with product MSHPVTKQPARGHYELKEMSGSASTPPPGYDITTPGYFINPPTKSNPIVRQPTSCSTPTKPLDLRAWTTPLCSCGDNKKTCFQVIFCALCVECWLSRKMGEGYCMPWCVPFSLSSLRLKLRTKYNIEGSILEDFCASLWCWPCVLCQLKSEVRYIERQNRKRQLDAKGQWL from the exons ATGTCCCACCCTGTAACGAAACAGCCCGCCAGAGGTCACTATGAGCTGAAGGAAATGTCAGGGTCAGCCAGTACACCACCTCCAGGGTATGACATCACGACACCCGGGTACTTTATTAACCCCCCAACAAAG TCAAATCCAATAGTCCGTCAACCTACTTCCTGCTCAACGCCGACGAAACCACTGGATCTGCGGGCCTGGACCACGCCCCTCTGTAGCTGCGGGGATAACAAGAAAACAT GTTTTCAAGTAATATTCTGTGCCCTGTGCGTTGAGTGTTGGCTTTCTCGGAAGATGGGAGAAGGCTACTGTATGCCGTGGTGTGTTCCCTTCAGTCTCTCTTCATTGCGGTTAAAACTCAGGACGAAATACAACATTGAG GGCTCCATTCTGGAAGATTTCTGCGCCTCTCTGTGGTGCTGGCCGTGCGTGTTGTGCCAACTGAAGAGCGAAGTCCGCTATATCGAGAGACAGAACCGCAAGAGACAGCTTGACGCGAAGGGGCAATGGCTTTGA
- the LOC135488107 gene encoding neuropeptide CCHamide-2 receptor-like, with protein MTSTSGCVVAVVASIIFILVCLGNGTLIFLIVKHKKLRTIQNAFLLSISVADLLVGVVCLPVFGATYAFPNTWMFGVAMCKIYGCLTTVCPALSIFTLTFLSIECCTNIYRQSSTSGLSSYGKVAILFLLWFVCLCLGLPNLIFANITTLQYGEQADICFQHPVHLQGSYTRVDALVRLFIFLVIPALIIAVCFTLIAVKVFSIGYWSTSAGGNVYPTNSETTQEAEEEQSLSQVADPRISAGTESRYPILIMTLSAAFTFCWIPFHVYMMWFFYDSAEFSHAWHVFRLFALCLCFADCCVRPWIVFGLEKTFNHYFKKHLWCCVKRTASNEMIPLNENGEQ; from the coding sequence ATGACTAGCACATCAGGATGCGTCGTGGCTGTTGTGGCGTCTATAATATTCATCTTGGTATGTCTCGGGAACGGAACGTTGATATTCCTCATCGTCAAACACAAGAAACTCAGAACGATCCAGAACGCTTTTCTGTTGAGCATTTCCGTAGCGGATTTGTTAGTCGGGGTGGTGTGCCTTCCCGTCTTTGGAGCAACATATGCTTTTCCGAACACTTGGATGTTCGGGGTTGCGATGTGCAAAATTTATGGATGTCTAACAACTGTGTGTCCTGCTTTGTCGATTTTTACTTTAACATTCTTAAGCATTGAGTGTTGTACAAACATATACCGCCAATCAAGCACCAGCGGTCTGTCTAGCTATGGAAAAGTTGCTATTTTATTTCTTCTATGGTTTGTGTGTCTGTGCCTGGGACTCCCAAACTTGATATTTGCGAACATCACAACATTGCAGTATGGGGAACAAGCGGACATATGTTTTCAGCACCCAGTGCATCTGCAGGGAAGCTACACCAGGGTCGATGCGCTTGTACGCTTGTTCATTTTCTTGGTTATCCCTGCCCTTATCATCGCAGTCTGCTTCACGCTCATCGCTGTCAAGGTTTTCTCCATCGGGTACTGGAGTACCAGCGCAGGTGGAAACGTCTACCCAACCAACTCGGAGACGACACAGGAAGCTGAAGAGGAACAGTCACTCTCCCAGGTTGCAGACCCGAGAATCAGCGCTGGTACAGAGTCACGTTACCCTATCCTTATTATGACTCTCTCTGCTGCCTTTACATTTTGTTGGATTCCCTTTCATGTGTATATGATGTGGTTCTTTTACGATTCGGCTGAGTTTAGTCACGCCTGGCACGTCTTCAGATTGTTTGCCTTGTGTTTGTGTTTTGCCGATTGTTGTGTCAGACCGTGGATTGTCTTCGGTCTTGAGAAAACATTCAATCATTATTTCAAAAAGCACCTTTGGTGTTGTGTTAAAAGAACGGCATCAAATGAAATGATCCCGTTAAATGAAAATGGTGAACAGTAA
- the LOC135488108 gene encoding cornifelin-like isoform X1, whose product MLNSLIAFDVIMFVIVTHSQDNDVAIMSHPVTKQPARGHYELKEMSGSASTPPPGYDITTPGYFINPPTKSNPIVRQPTSCSTPTKPLDLRAWTTPLCSCGDNKKTCFQVIFCALCVECWLSRKMGEGYCMPWCVPFSLSSLRLKLRTKYNIEGSILEDFCASLWCWPCVLCQLKSEVRYIERQNRKRQLDAKGQWL is encoded by the exons ATGCTAAACAGTCTCATCGCATTCGACGTCATCATGTTTGTCATTGTGACCCACTCACAG GATAATGACGTTGCGATAATGTCCCACCCTGTAACGAAACAGCCCGCCAGAGGTCACTATGAGCTGAAGGAAATGTCAGGGTCAGCCAGTACACCACCTCCAGGGTATGACATCACGACACCCGGGTACTTTATTAACCCCCCAACAAAG TCAAATCCAATAGTCCGTCAACCTACTTCCTGCTCAACGCCGACGAAACCACTGGATCTGCGGGCCTGGACCACGCCCCTCTGTAGCTGCGGGGATAACAAGAAAACAT GTTTTCAAGTAATATTCTGTGCCCTGTGCGTTGAGTGTTGGCTTTCTCGGAAGATGGGAGAAGGCTACTGTATGCCGTGGTGTGTTCCCTTCAGTCTCTCTTCATTGCGGTTAAAACTCAGGACGAAATACAACATTGAG GGCTCCATTCTGGAAGATTTCTGCGCCTCTCTGTGGTGCTGGCCGTGCGTGTTGTGCCAACTGAAGAGCGAAGTCCGCTATATCGAGAGACAGAACCGCAAGAGACAGCTTGACGCGAAGGGGCAATGGCTTTGA